In Nodosilinea sp. PGN35, the genomic stretch CCCCTTCACCGAAGCTGGGGTAAAGCAATTTTTGAGCGAAATTCTGTCGATGGTGCAGTACGTCCACGACAACCACGTCATTCACCGCGACATTAAACCCGCCAACATCATTCGCCGCGACCAGGACAAAAAACTGGTGCTGATTGACTTTGGGGCCGTCAAGGACAAGGTTAACCCCACCCAGGCCGCCAACTCCGACCAGACCGCCCTCACCGCCTACGCCATCGGCACCCCTGGCTATGCGCCCCCCGAGCAGATGGCCATGCGCCCTGTCTACGCCAGCGATATCTACGCCCTGGGGGTGACTTGCATCTACCTGCTGTCGGCCAAGGCCCCCAAAGACCTCAACTATGATCCCAACACCGGGGAGCTGCTGTGGCGTGAGCATGTGCACATCAGCGATCACTTTGCTGGCGTGCTGCAAAAGATGTTGGAGATCTCCGTCAAGCATCGCTACCAAACCGTTGAGTCTATCCACCGCGATCTAGATCTCGAGCCCTACATGGAAAGCCTGGCCCGTAACATGGCGTTTCCGACGGCGTCGGGTCAGGCCAGCGGTGGCTACAGCAACGGCCACGGGCCGGTGAGTGGCCCTCCCTCCAACGCGGGAATTAGCCACTCGGGAGGGTCGCCATCGTCCCGCATGGCGGCGGCGATTCGGGCTCGCCGCGAGCGATCGCACTCGGAATCTAAAAGCCCATCCCTGGTGCCCGGGCGCAACGGGTCGCCCACTCCCCGGCCCAAGGCAGCTCCGGCGGCGGCCGTGCTCTCCTCCGACGATGTGAAGCAGAAGTACACCAAGGGCCGACGCGATTTTTCGCTGCAAACTTTCAAAAATCTCGACCTCCAGCGCACCCTGCTGATCGAGATCAACTTCAACCAGTCGAAGCTGCCCAGCGCCAACTTCCAGGGCGCAGATCTCACCAACGCCAACTTTGGTCGCGCCAATTTGAGCCGGGCTAACCTGCGCAACAGCAAGCTGGTCAAAGCCTACTTCCACTACGCCAATCTGGAGGGGGCCGACCTGCGGGGGGCCAACTTGGCCCACGCCTGTCTCTCCAATGCCAACCTGCGGGGGGCCAACCTCTGCGGAGCCGACCTCACCGGGGCGCTGATCTCCGATGATCAGCTGACCTCTGCCCGCACCAACTGGTCTACGGTCATGCCCAACGGACGGCGGGGCGTTCTGTAGCGATATTACCCCTGAGCGCTACTGTCCCTGATCGCTACTTACTGGGAAAGGGCGGCGGCCTTGGGCTGGGCCGGGGCGGCCTCTGCCTCGGTTCTGGCCTCCCCCTGGCGGGCGTGGCGCAGCGCCATGAGGGCTTCTTTGATAATTACTGCGGCGGGGACGGCTACGATGACTCCCAGCAGGCCTCCCACTCGCGCCCCCGATAAAATAGCCATGAAGACCCAAAAGGGGTTCAGCCCGGTGACGCTGCCTAAGACCCGAGGGGCAATGCCGTTCTCCACGAGCTGCTGCACAATTACGGCCGCAACCAGCATGGGAATGGCAATTTTAATATCCCGCAGGGCCACCAGCAGCGTGACGATAATCACCCCGACGGTGCCGCCAAAGGGCACCAGAGCTAGCAGCCCCACGGTGAGGCCAAACAGCGAGCCAAAGGGCACGTTGAGCAGCCCAAAAATAATGGTGAGGGCGGTACCAAAGCAGCTGGCAACGATGAACTGCCCCAGAAAATAGTTGCGAAAGCTCTGCCTGAGCGTCTCAGAAAAGGGCTGCTGTAGCCGGGTGGGCAGCAGCCCTACCACGCCTCCCCACACCTCTTCGCCGTGCTGGAGCAGGTAAAAGGTGAGCACCACGGTGAGCACGACATCGAGCAGCTTGTTGGCGGTGAAGACCGCCACGTTGATGGTGAGGTTGAGGGCTTCCCCAGCGATCGATTGAATCTCGCGCTTGAGGCGATCGCTGGTCTGCGTGATCAGCACGTCGAGGTTGATGGGCCAGCCCCATTCGGCCAGCTTGCTGTCTAGCACCATGAGCTGGGTTTTGCCGGAGTCAAACCAGTCGGGCAGGCGCACTACCAGCTGCTGACCCTGGTCAATCACAAAGGGCAGCACAATAATCGCCAGCCCCGAGAACCCCACCAGGGCCAGCACCAGCACCAGGGTGGCGGCCAGACCGCGCTTGAGGCCCAGGGTTTCGAGGCGACCCATGGGGTAGCTGAGCAGAAATGCCAGCAGGCCAGCGATCAGCACGGTGACCAGTATTGAGCGAAAGTAGCCAAAAATAACCGACACGGCCCACACGTTGAGCACGATCAGCGGTGTGGCCAGCAGCACCAGGACTGACTGAGCCATGGGGCTCAGCTTTTCCCACCAGCGGGCAAGCCAGCTTTGGGCGATGGGCTGGTTGCCCTGGGCTACACCGTACTCCATAGGTCTGTTCAAGGTTGGCAAGGGGCGATCGGGTCATGGCTGTAGCAGCCATTTACAGCCTACGGCAAAGCAGTAGATTCAGGTTTGGTGATCGCGCTTTTTTTGAGGTTGGGATAAAAGTTCCTGCCGGGTGGTTGGCACCCAAGACGGTAATATGTAAACAATTTAAACTAAATTGCCCAATTGCCCATTTCAATCTGTTTAGCTCACCCCTTAAGTTATTTACCCTATGCTTGCGTCTCGCCCCGGCCCTACCTCAGGAATCCGTATTAAACAGACCCACCCCCAAAAGGTGCTGGTGCTGGGCGACAGCCTGGTGTACGGCTTTGGCGATCCAGAAGGGGGTGGGTGGGTCGAGCGTCTGCGCCGTCTGACTATGGCCCCAGGCCGTGAGGGGGCCGTGTTTTACAACCTGGGGGTGCGGGGCGACGGGGTGAGCCACGTGCAGCAGCGCCTCAACCACGAGTTTCGCTACCGGGGGGAGCTACGCAACCGGTTGCCCGATCTAATTGTGCTGTCGGTGGGCATGAACGACTCGGCGCGGGTGGGCAACCCCCTGGGCCGCAACCGCACCGACTTTGACGAGTTTCAACGGCAGATAGACAACCTGGTCTCTGAGGCGCGGCGGCTGTGCCCGGTGCTGTTTGTGGGCATGACGCCCGTGAACGAACAGGCTATGCCCTTTTCGGAGGTGCTGTACTACACCCACAGCGACCAGTGGCGCTACCGTGAAGCTACTCGGCTAGCCTGCACCAGCCACAACATTCCCTATTTAGATGTGCTAAATCTGTGGCTGGGGCGCGGTGAATCCTGGTGGCAGCCGCTGATTTCTGCCGATGGTCTACACCCCAACGTGGCGGGTTACCGGGCGCTGCTGAAGGATATTTTGACCTGGGACGCCTTTCAAACTGCTGTGGATCTGCCTGCCGCTTCCGCCTAAACCCCTGCCTGGCTAGGGCTGGCGTGGCGATGTCAGGCGCTGTCGGGGCTAGTGCAGCGATGAGATGGCTGACCTAGGCTGCCAGATGCTAGTAGACTGCCAAGCTAAAGATGACGGGTCAGTGGGGTATACGGTTCAAGGTTTCAGGTTCAAGGCGAGCCGTAGACCGTATACCTTGCACCCTGCACCCAGAACGGCTGGCCCCTGTCAAAATCAGCTTGCTCAAGTGCTAGGTAAGGTGAAGTCTTGCGTGGGGTGAGGGGGGCAATCACTCCACAGTGCTACGGTACAGACTTAGCCCCTTCTATTTTTTTCAACCATGTCCCTAGCCAATGCCCCGACCACCGCCCCCAACGTGGATGGGGCATTGTCAGGTTATCGGTCGGTGAGCGATCGCCTGGCGGCGGGCAAGGCTTTGCGAAAGCAGGTTAAGCGCTCTGAGTTGGGGGTCTACGAACCGCCCCAAAACCGCCGTGACCTGGTCGATGTGCTCAAGGCCCAGGCCCAAGACCGCGTGCCCGAGCTGGTGCCCATTCGCCACGGGCGGATGCTGGCCTCGCCCTTTGCCTATCTGCGGGGCTCAGCGGCGGTGATGATGGCCGACATTGCCGCCGCCCCCACCACAGGGCTCCATGTGCAAACCTGCGGCGACATGCATGTGTCCAATTTTGGGGTGTTTGCCTCGGCGGAGCGCAACCTGGTGTTTGCCATCAACGACTTTGACGATACCTACCCCGGCCCCTGGGAGTGGGACTTAAAACGCCTGACGGCCAGCGCTGTGGTGGCTGGCCGCCACCTGGGGGGCGATGACTCCCTCTGCGAAGCGGCGGTGCGGGCGACGGTTGTCTCCTACGCCGAACACCTGCGCACCTACGCCGACATGAGGTACCTCGATCTGTGGTACGACACCATCACCGAAGACGAACTGCTGCAAAAGCTGCCTGACAACGCCGAAAAATATACCCAGCGCATGCTGGCCAAGGCCCGCGATCGCGACCACCTGCAAGTCCTAGACCAGATGACCGATCTGGTGGATGACCGCCACCACATTGTCGAAGACCCGCCGCTGGTCGTGCGGGCCGAAACCCTGAAGGAATCGACCATGGCGGCCTCGCTAGAGCTGCTGCTGCAAGACTATTTTGCCTCTCTGGGGGGCGATCGCCGCTTCTTGCTGTCGCGCTACCGGGTGATCGATGTGGCGCGCCGGGTGGTCGGAGTGGGCAGCGTCGGCACCCGCTGCTGGGTGATCTACTTAGAGGGCAAAGATGCCAGCGACCCGCTGTTTTTGCAGGTTAAAGAGGCGCAGTCGTCGGTGGTGGCCCCCTACTCAGAGGCGCTGTGCGACTACCGCCTGCCCGACGACCACGAGGGCAGGCGGGTGGTGATCGGCCAAAAACTGATCCAGGGTTCCCCAGATATTTTCCTGGGCTGGGGCGAGCTGGAGGGCATTCACTACTACATTCGGCAGCTGCGCGACATGAAGGGCGGCTTTAAGCTAGAACCCGGCAAATTTCAGGCGGTCAACCTGCCCGACTACTGCGCCCTCTGCGGCTGGGCCCTGGCGCTGGCCCACGCCAAGTCGGGCGATGCCGCCATGCTCTCGGGCTACGTGGGCAAGGGCAACGCTCTGGCCAGGGCCATGGTGAGCTTTGCCACCGCCTACGCTAACCAGAACGAGCGCGACTACGACTACGTAGTGAAGGCGGCAGCGGAGGGGCGCATTTCCGTCGCCTACGAGGATTGAGGCGGGCGGGCGAACGCCGGCCTAGTCTAGACAGCCCTCGTCCAGGTCAGTGCCCGTCACCGGGGGAAAGGCGGCGGGCTCAACGGGGCGGCCCAGGATCCTGGTTTGAGGCGGTGGTGCTGGCGGCTGCTGTGGTGCTTCGCACAGGGCTTCGACCTCAACCTCGACCAGCATATCGGGGTGCATCAGGGCCGGAACCGCAACGGTGGTGTTGACCGGCAAATGGTCGGCAAACAGCTTGCGGTGGGCGCGGGCAATGTCTTCCCAGCAGGCCATATCGGTGACGTAGATGCGGGTGCGAACCACATCGCGGAGGTCGGCCCCCAGCTCTTTGAGGGCCTGCTGAATAATTTCAAAGCAGCGCTGGGTTTGGGCGTAGGCGTCGCCGGGGGCAACGGTGCCGCCCTGGCCGTCGCTGGGGCAGGTGCCTGAAACAAACACCTGCTGACCCACTCGCAGCGCCCGGCAGTAGCCAAGGTTTGCTTCCCAGGGGGTGCCCGAAAATGCTCGCTGCCGCACCATGGCGTTGTCCACCGTAAAAACAGCCCTAGCATACCCTCTATTCTGAGCTGCTGTTCGGTGTTCAACCGCAGGCTAGTGGTCAGTCAAGTTAAATGTGACGGGTTGACGGTAAACGGTTCACGGTAAACGGCTCGCCTTAAACCGCTTACCGTAAACCCTAGTCACACCTCCCGTCATTATTTTTTTGACTAAGCACTAGTGGTCAGTCAAGTTAAATGTGACGGGTTGACGGTCTACGGTAAACGGTACACGGCTCGCCTTAAACCGCTTACCGTGAACCGTGAACCCTAAGTCACACCTCCCGTCATTATTTTTTTGACTAAACACTAGCGTCCTGTCAAGCCTAAATGTGTCGGTTGGTGGCGCACTAGCAGAACCCAACCAGGCTAACTGCTGCTGGGTTTTCTCCTCTAAAGCCGCTTTGTAAACGCTCCGCTCCACCCACCCTAGGGAAACTTTGACGCTGCGCTATTGCACTGGATGGGATAGTTAGGACAATTTCTCTAAAAACGTTTGAACGTTTAAACGTTTCTGAGGGTTCTGAGTGTCCTAACCCCGATGGCTAAGGCTATAGCCTGCCAAAATGCTTAGAAGATTCGAGCGCTTTTGGTAGGAGCGATCGCCCTGGCAGTACCCTTGAGGACATCTTTAGGGCTCTGTGCAATCCCCATGGCTACTTTTCTAGATGCCAGCGACCGCGATCGCATTACCGCCGTTGCCACACTGCTGCACCGGGCGGCCAGGCCAGTCAAAATTCTCAGGGCGATCGCCTGGCCCGACCAGGTCAAGGCCGACTTCTTTGCCCAGGGGGCCAGCGCGCTGCCCCAGGTCGAGTACCCCGCCTTTGACCCGCAGCCGGTGCTGGATTTAGTTCACGCCGCCCGACGCGATATTTTTGGGGGCACGGCGATCGACACCTGGCTAGAGCGCCAGGCCAGCGCCCTAGAGACTGGGGCCAGAATGCTGGCCGGCATCGGCACTGCGGTATTTTTTGAGCACTCCCGCCGGGCCTACGGCGAACCCACCACCCCCATGCGATTCGACACCGAAACCCCCCTCGACCTGGCCCGCCAGATTCAGACGGTAATTCAGCAGCTCGACCACATCAACCTCGATATTGCGCCGCCAGAATTCCACGCCGCTGAGGTTGTCGCCCGGCAGATTGAGACCGCCGTCGGTCAGCACTTTGGTGACTCAGCCCCCGAAATCCAGGTGGTGGAGACCCTCTCAGCCAACGCCCTGGCCTCCGCCAGCCGCATTCGCCTGCGCCAGGCCGCCCGCTTCACCGATCGCGACGCCGCCCAGCTCATTCACCACGAGGCCTATATTCACGTAGGCACCGCCCTCAATGGTCAGGCCCAAACTGCCCTACCGATTTTGGCGGCAGGACACCCCGGCACCACCCGTACCCAGGAGGGGCTGGCGGTGTTTGCTGAGATCATTAGCGGCACCATCGAACTCAACCGCTTTCAGCGCCTGGCCGATCGCGTTTTTGCCATTCAGATGGCGGTGGAAGGGGCCGACTTTTTGCAGGTCTACCAATATTTTTTAGAGCGCACCGACCAGCCCGATCAGGCGTTTGAAAGCGCTCGGCGGGTGTTTCGCGGTGGAGTGATGACCGGCGGCGCACCCTTTACCAAAGATGTGGTGTACCTCTACGGGCTGTTGCAGGTGAGCACCGCAATTCGCGCCATGTTTAGCGCCGGACGGGCCGACTGTCTGCTGCTGCTGTTCTGCGGCAAACTCGACATCTACGACCTGCCCGCCCTGGCCGAGCTGACGGCGGCGGGGCTGTGTGAGTTGCCCCGGTTTGTGCCGCCCTGGGTGAGCGACCCGCGCTACCTGCTGGCCCTGCTCACCTACTCGACCTTTATGAACCAAATTGAGTCAGAGCGAGCGCTGGCTACCGTCAAAAAGCTGCTGGAACATACTCCAATCGTTGAGCTACCAGCCCGCTCAAACGGCAATCCGTGGGCGGTATCGCCCCCTAGTCAAGGGTAAGGCGGCGGTGCTTCGGTCGATGGTATCCACCGGGAATGTGAAAAAGATTGCCGACGATGCGATCGCCCCCAGTTGGGGCAGAGTCTGCCTTCGCCTCGTTGAGATTGCGCAACCCGTGGAGATCTAAAAAGCTAAAGCCCACCTTTGAGAAAAAGGGCAGAACACAAAATAGCAGCGTATCTAGATCCTGGTTAATTAACCCCAGCCCCGATGGGCCAACAATCCAAACAAGGGGATAGCCAATCCACAAGACAGTGAAATAAATTAGGAGTTTATTGAAAAAGCTAGATAGGTCTGCTCCCTGCTCCAGAGTTTTCTTTCTCATCGGGCCCCAAAGGCCCCACATAACTACCAGAAAAGCGCTAACACCGCAGAGATACCAGAGATAGCGAATTTCAGGAATTGCAGAGATATCTGCAATTAAGCCCGTGGCAACAACCACGACCTGAGTCGCCATCAGCGATGCGATCATGACCCAATCCTTAGGCATCCGATGCATGGCGGTCAGGCCCAGGGCTAGCAGCAGCAAAGGCGTAGTCACTATCCAATCGGCGTAGCGAGCGTAGTGGGCGATTTGTGCCGCCACCTCCACCTTACCCTGGTTAATTGCCATAGCCATATAGGCTAGCCCAGACCAAATTGGAATAAATGTGGCTATACCGTACTCATAGCGCGGTACCCCCTGGGGGTTGCGGCTAAGGCTCAAGAAATAGATTGCCCCCAGAGCCATACCGGCTACGTAGACCCAGTGAACGAAGTCTTGAAAATTCATGAAATATCCTCAAAATATGCAATAAAAAGCGCCAATTTACACCGACTTTGCCCGCAAAAATTTGATCGAAATCTCACGGTTGGTAGAGAAATTGAACCGTGCCGTGCGCTGTAAAGTTGTGTGCTGTAACGCTGCAATGACTCCACCAGCGGGATGCGGAGAGCGGGGGCTGAGGCTAAAACTGCGCGCCTTCCGCAGAGTGGAACACAAACTTGCACAACGGGCTTGCATGTAGGTACATAACCCAGGCAAACCCTAAACAGGAGATCGAGAAGATCAAAATCTAGTAGTCAAAGTAGCGCTGCATGCCGCTAAGGGTATCTTGCTAAGGGTATAGATGCGACCCGCTGTTTGACCCTCTGGCGTGCATTTGTTTTGGGAGAATATCAAATCCGGTTAGAGGCTCGGGATTGACGCTCAGAAACAACGCTTGAACGTTCAAACGTTTTCCAGACGACAGACTGGAAGATTAGAAAAGGATATCCACCGCGTTTAGGTAGGGCAAAAAGGAGGCTCTTTCGTCGGGGGTAAAGCGCTTGGGACGATTGGTTTTAGTATCTACAAATAAGCCTTTCTGCATACCCTCAGCGACCAGCACCCGATCGCCGTTGTAAAAGCGAAACTCCATGACGGCAGAGGCATTGCGTAGCTCCGACAGCCAGATCTGGGCCTGGACGCGATCGCCTAAATACAGCGGCAGTTTGTAGACAATGTTAGTTTCTACTAAAACTGGCGCAATTCCCTGCTTGAGAGCGGTGTGAATTGGCATGCCAACAGCCTCTAGCAGCTTGATGCGGCCAATTTCCATCCAGTGGATATAGACAGAGTTGTTTACATGCCCAGCAAAGTCAATTTGGTAGGTGTAAATGTCGAGATCGTAGATTAGTTTTTGCATAGTCTGCCCATTGCCGGAAATGAATCGCTCTACGCAATGCTACTCCTCATAGATCATCTTGCGGCCCATGCCGCCGTCGAT encodes the following:
- a CDS encoding flavohemoglobin expression-modulating QEGLA motif protein; amino-acid sequence: MATFLDASDRDRITAVATLLHRAARPVKILRAIAWPDQVKADFFAQGASALPQVEYPAFDPQPVLDLVHAARRDIFGGTAIDTWLERQASALETGARMLAGIGTAVFFEHSRRAYGEPTTPMRFDTETPLDLARQIQTVIQQLDHINLDIAPPEFHAAEVVARQIETAVGQHFGDSAPEIQVVETLSANALASASRIRLRQAARFTDRDAAQLIHHEAYIHVGTALNGQAQTALPILAAGHPGTTRTQEGLAVFAEIISGTIELNRFQRLADRVFAIQMAVEGADFLQVYQYFLERTDQPDQAFESARRVFRGGVMTGGAPFTKDVVYLYGLLQVSTAIRAMFSAGRADCLLLLFCGKLDIYDLPALAELTAAGLCELPRFVPPWVSDPRYLLALLTYSTFMNQIESERALATVKKLLEHTPIVELPARSNGNPWAVSPPSQG
- a CDS encoding thioesterase family protein, with amino-acid sequence MQKLIYDLDIYTYQIDFAGHVNNSVYIHWMEIGRIKLLEAVGMPIHTALKQGIAPVLVETNIVYKLPLYLGDRVQAQIWLSELRNASAVMEFRFYNGDRVLVAEGMQKGLFVDTKTNRPKRFTPDERASFLPYLNAVDILF
- a CDS encoding AI-2E family transporter — translated: MEYGVAQGNQPIAQSWLARWWEKLSPMAQSVLVLLATPLIVLNVWAVSVIFGYFRSILVTVLIAGLLAFLLSYPMGRLETLGLKRGLAATLVLVLALVGFSGLAIIVLPFVIDQGQQLVVRLPDWFDSGKTQLMVLDSKLAEWGWPINLDVLITQTSDRLKREIQSIAGEALNLTINVAVFTANKLLDVVLTVVLTFYLLQHGEEVWGGVVGLLPTRLQQPFSETLRQSFRNYFLGQFIVASCFGTALTIIFGLLNVPFGSLFGLTVGLLALVPFGGTVGVIIVTLLVALRDIKIAIPMLVAAVIVQQLVENGIAPRVLGSVTGLNPFWVFMAILSGARVGGLLGVIVAVPAAVIIKEALMALRHARQGEARTEAEAAPAQPKAAALSQ
- a CDS encoding bacteriorhodopsin codes for the protein MNFQDFVHWVYVAGMALGAIYFLSLSRNPQGVPRYEYGIATFIPIWSGLAYMAMAINQGKVEVAAQIAHYARYADWIVTTPLLLLALGLTAMHRMPKDWVMIASLMATQVVVVATGLIADISAIPEIRYLWYLCGVSAFLVVMWGLWGPMRKKTLEQGADLSSFFNKLLIYFTVLWIGYPLVWIVGPSGLGLINQDLDTLLFCVLPFFSKVGFSFLDLHGLRNLNEAKADSAPTGGDRIVGNLFHIPGGYHRPKHRRLTLD
- a CDS encoding RidA family protein — translated: MVRQRAFSGTPWEANLGYCRALRVGQQVFVSGTCPSDGQGGTVAPGDAYAQTQRCFEIIQQALKELGADLRDVVRTRIYVTDMACWEDIARAHRKLFADHLPVNTTVAVPALMHPDMLVEVEVEALCEAPQQPPAPPPQTRILGRPVEPAAFPPVTGTDLDEGCLD
- a CDS encoding DUF2252 domain-containing protein, translated to MSLANAPTTAPNVDGALSGYRSVSDRLAAGKALRKQVKRSELGVYEPPQNRRDLVDVLKAQAQDRVPELVPIRHGRMLASPFAYLRGSAAVMMADIAAAPTTGLHVQTCGDMHVSNFGVFASAERNLVFAINDFDDTYPGPWEWDLKRLTASAVVAGRHLGGDDSLCEAAVRATVVSYAEHLRTYADMRYLDLWYDTITEDELLQKLPDNAEKYTQRMLAKARDRDHLQVLDQMTDLVDDRHHIVEDPPLVVRAETLKESTMAASLELLLQDYFASLGGDRRFLLSRYRVIDVARRVVGVGSVGTRCWVIYLEGKDASDPLFLQVKEAQSSVVAPYSEALCDYRLPDDHEGRRVVIGQKLIQGSPDIFLGWGELEGIHYYIRQLRDMKGGFKLEPGKFQAVNLPDYCALCGWALALAHAKSGDAAMLSGYVGKGNALARAMVSFATAYANQNERDYDYVVKAAAEGRISVAYED
- a CDS encoding serine/threonine-protein kinase, which translates into the protein MSYCINPDCSKPKNPPTVNQCQTCGADLLLRGRYRMIRALGRGGFGATFLARDELLPGKPPCVIKQLRPSAEAPHVLDMARDLFKREAKILGMIGNHPQLPRLLDYFESGQEFFLVQEYINGLTLQQEVKRGGPFTEAGVKQFLSEILSMVQYVHDNHVIHRDIKPANIIRRDQDKKLVLIDFGAVKDKVNPTQAANSDQTALTAYAIGTPGYAPPEQMAMRPVYASDIYALGVTCIYLLSAKAPKDLNYDPNTGELLWREHVHISDHFAGVLQKMLEISVKHRYQTVESIHRDLDLEPYMESLARNMAFPTASGQASGGYSNGHGPVSGPPSNAGISHSGGSPSSRMAAAIRARRERSHSESKSPSLVPGRNGSPTPRPKAAPAAAVLSSDDVKQKYTKGRRDFSLQTFKNLDLQRTLLIEINFNQSKLPSANFQGADLTNANFGRANLSRANLRNSKLVKAYFHYANLEGADLRGANLAHACLSNANLRGANLCGADLTGALISDDQLTSARTNWSTVMPNGRRGVL
- a CDS encoding GDSL-type esterase/lipase family protein, giving the protein MLASRPGPTSGIRIKQTHPQKVLVLGDSLVYGFGDPEGGGWVERLRRLTMAPGREGAVFYNLGVRGDGVSHVQQRLNHEFRYRGELRNRLPDLIVLSVGMNDSARVGNPLGRNRTDFDEFQRQIDNLVSEARRLCPVLFVGMTPVNEQAMPFSEVLYYTHSDQWRYREATRLACTSHNIPYLDVLNLWLGRGESWWQPLISADGLHPNVAGYRALLKDILTWDAFQTAVDLPAASA